In Streptomyces sp. NBC_00344, the genomic window GCAGCTGATGCGCGCGGCCCGCGCCACCTGGCCGTGCCCCGAACTCGACGCGCTGGCCGCGGTCCGCCCCCGCGGTGCGCACCAGCCCGTGGTCCTCGGGGTCACCGCGAGAGCGGCCGGCCTCGGACCGCTGGACGCCGCGCACTGCGTGCTGTACGAGGCGGTGAGCGGACCGGCCACGGCGGCCGTCCGGCTGCTGAGCCTCGACCCGTTCGAGGCCTCCGCCGTACTGGCCCGTCTGACGCCCGAACTCGACCGGGTCGCCGCCCGGGCGGCTGTGGCCGCTCTGGACGCCCTGCGCGACGGTCTCCAGGGACTCCCCGCGGCATCCGCGCCGATGCTCGACATCACGGCGGAGGCGCACGCCGTCCGCCCCGTACGCCTCTTCGCCTCGTAGCACCTGTCACACCACTGGAGCCGCCGTATGCATCTCGACCACCTCCGCCCCGCCATGGCGGTCAGCGCCGACGCCACCCGCCCCGACGGAACGAAGCGGGCCCTGCGCGTGGGCCTGGGAGGCCCCGTCGGATCCGGCAAGACCGCGACGGTCGCCGCGCTCTGCCGCTCCCTGCGCACCGAACTCTCCATCGCGGTGGTCACCAACGACATCTACACCCGTGAGGACGCCGCGTTCCTGCTGCGCAACGCCGTTCTGCCACCCGAGCGGATCAGGGCCGTGGAAACGGGGGCCTGCCCGCACACCGCGATCCGCGACGACATCTCCGCCAACCTCGAAGCGGTGGAGGATTTGGAGGACGCGGTGGGACCGCTCGACCTGATTCTGCTCGAGTCGGGCGGCGACAACCTCACGGCGACCTTCTCCAGAGGCCTTGTCGACGCGCAGATCTTCGTCATCGATGTGGCGGGAGGGGACGACATCCCGCGCAAGGGCGGCCCCGGAATCACCACGGCCGATCTGCTCGTCATCAACAAGACCGACCTCGCACCCCATGTGGGGTCGGATCTCGACCGGATGGCCCGCGACGCGGCCGCCCAGCGCGCCGAACGCCCCTTCGTCCTCACTTCGTTGAAGGGTGAGGACGGTGTACGCCCGGTGGCCGACTGGGTACGCGCACAGCTCGCCGGCTGGACCGCATGAGCATCAGAGCCACTGCCCGTGTCGTTGCGGCCCCCGACGGCCGGGGCGGCACGGCGCTGCCCGTTCTCGAGAGTGACGGGCCGCTGGCGCTGAGGCGTACCCGCGGCTCCGGAACTGCGGCCGGTGTCACCGTTGTCGGCGCGATGAGCGCACCGCTCAACGGGGACCGGCTCGCCGTCGAGGCCGAGGTGCGCCCCGGCGCACGGCTCCGGCTCGGCTCGGCGGCCGCGACGATCGCCCTTCCAGGACACGGCGACGAACCGGCCCGGTACGACATCCGGATCACCGTCGGCGAGGATGCCGAACTGTGCTGGCTTCCTGAGCAGTTGATCTGCGTCAGAGGCAGCCGTCTGCGGATGACCACCCGCATCGATCTGGCGGAGGGCGCCCGGCTGGTCTTCCGCGAGGAACAGGTCCTGGGCCGCCACGGCGAGGCTCCTGGCACGCTCGGAACACGGCTCACCGTGCGCCACGGCGGACGCCCTCTGCTCGACCAGGAACTCGGATT contains:
- a CDS encoding urease accessory protein UreF, with amino-acid sequence MADSPDQLSPSRSALLVLADGRFPAGGHAHSGGVEQAVTAGRIRDAQDLAGFCLGRLNTTGLTSAALAATAALGADPAEVDEAADARTPSPALRSAARRLGRQLMRAARATWPCPELDALAAVRPRGAHQPVVLGVTARAAGLGPLDAAHCVLYEAVSGPATAAVRLLSLDPFEASAVLARLTPELDRVAARAAVAALDALRDGLQGLPAASAPMLDITAEAHAVRPVRLFAS
- the ureG gene encoding urease accessory protein UreG, which gives rise to MHLDHLRPAMAVSADATRPDGTKRALRVGLGGPVGSGKTATVAALCRSLRTELSIAVVTNDIYTREDAAFLLRNAVLPPERIRAVETGACPHTAIRDDISANLEAVEDLEDAVGPLDLILLESGGDNLTATFSRGLVDAQIFVIDVAGGDDIPRKGGPGITTADLLVINKTDLAPHVGSDLDRMARDAAAQRAERPFVLTSLKGEDGVRPVADWVRAQLAGWTA
- a CDS encoding urease accessory protein UreD, giving the protein MSIRATARVVAAPDGRGGTALPVLESDGPLALRRTRGSGTAAGVTVVGAMSAPLNGDRLAVEAEVRPGARLRLGSAAATIALPGHGDEPARYDIRITVGEDAELCWLPEQLICVRGSRLRMTTRIDLAEGARLVFREEQVLGRHGEAPGTLGTRLTVRHGGRPLLDQELGFGPRAAGGWDGGAVLAGYRAVGQLLVAEPGFVEKKPLPRLLGETAALTPLAGPAVLVTALAADAMGLRALLDEAVNSEGW